One stretch of Eubacteriales bacterium DNA includes these proteins:
- a CDS encoding Ig-like domain-containing protein — protein sequence MCPNISFADSGTITQGDGTESDPYGVSTPEQLNAVRYYPDAYFIMLDDIDMSEATSEGGVYWNDGEGWDPIDFSGTFDGNTYSITGLYIKTDISLKNNGLFGEISASAVVKNLNMLDCSISARDYAGAIAGKNKGTISNCNTTGTITARMYNVGGVTGFNMGTVSDCVNDAVIVTNSDGGGIAGQNYGTIRSCANINSIFGEVNFGGIVGGNYGGTVDMCYNTGSIIGTDTYSTRAGGIVGYLYPGIISSCFNTGEVFAVIHSGGIAGYCNRDFDDSITCTINHCYNIGEITADEHFGGIAGGVWRCTFDECYYADISSTGIGDGTAIGTMSSKTLNEMKYQSTYSGFYFEDVWEIVEGERYPVLQEVPFIYVTGISLDGTLALQVGESETLLSAITPSDASNKNVSWASSDDSIATVADGTVSGVSSGTVTITVTTGDGGFTDTCTVTVKSSQIKSLVYTIDTENSLLRDVSINTSVTELKTNLDNDAADIKVYDKDGNEYTGDTVASGMVVKLIVNDTVKDQLTLAIRGDVSGNGQIDIADYILIRSFLYGLINLNTLQFFSADVNNSGNIDIADYILVRSHMYGLIQL from the coding sequence TTGTGCCCAAATATATCATTTGCAGATAGCGGAACGATTACTCAAGGTGATGGTACTGAAAGTGATCCATATGGTGTATCAACACCTGAACAACTTAATGCTGTTAGGTATTATCCTGATGCCTATTTTATTATGCTTGACGATATTGACATGTCGGAAGCAACATCTGAGGGCGGTGTATACTGGAACGATGGCGAAGGATGGGATCCAATCGATTTCAGTGGGACATTTGATGGTAATACTTACAGCATAACAGGGCTATATATAAAAACTGATATATCCCTAAAAAACAACGGCCTATTTGGAGAAATATCTGCAAGTGCTGTTGTAAAAAATCTTAATATGTTGGATTGTTCTATCTCGGCACGTGATTATGCAGGCGCTATCGCAGGTAAGAACAAAGGAACGATAAGTAACTGCAATACAACCGGAACCATTACAGCAAGAATGTATAACGTCGGCGGTGTTACAGGATTTAATATGGGAACTGTTTCGGATTGTGTTAATGATGCTGTTATCGTAACGAATTCAGATGGAGGCGGTATTGCGGGTCAAAATTACGGAACTATTCGCTCTTGTGCCAACATAAATTCGATATTTGGAGAAGTAAACTTTGGGGGGATTGTCGGGGGGAATTATGGTGGAACAGTCGATATGTGTTACAATACCGGAAGCATTATAGGAACAGATACTTATTCGACGCGCGCGGGTGGTATTGTAGGCTACCTTTATCCGGGAATTATATCAAGTTGTTTTAATACCGGTGAGGTATTTGCGGTTATACATTCGGGCGGGATTGCTGGTTATTGCAACAGAGACTTTGATGATTCTATTACATGTACTATTAATCACTGTTACAATATCGGAGAAATCACTGCAGATGAGCACTTTGGAGGTATCGCAGGAGGGGTTTGGCGTTGTACATTTGATGAATGCTATTATGCCGATATAAGTTCAACCGGGATAGGAGACGGTACCGCTATCGGTACGATGAGTAGTAAAACTTTAAATGAAATGAAGTATCAATCTACCTATTCTGGGTTTTATTTTGAAGATGTTTGGGAAATAGTTGAAGGAGAGAGATACCCGGTATTACAGGAAGTGCCATTTATATATGTTACAGGAATTTCGCTAGATGGGACTTTAGCACTGCAAGTTGGAGAGAGTGAAACGCTTTTATCTGCCATAACGCCATCAGATGCTTCTAATAAAAACGTATCATGGGCATCAAGTGATGACAGCATTGCAACCGTTGCAGATGGTACGGTTTCAGGTGTTAGTTCTGGTACAGTAACAATAACAGTGACCACGGGAGACGGTGGTTTTACAGACACTTGCACTGTCACTGTTAAATCATCTCAAATTAAATCATTAGTATATACCATAGATACTGAGAACAGCCTATTAAGAGATGTCTCAATTAATACATCGGTTACTGAGCTTAAAACAAATCTGGATAACGATGCCGCGGATATTAAAGTCTATGACAAAGATGGTAATGAATATACTGGCGATACGGTTGCATCGGGGATGGTGGTTAAGCTAATCGTTAATGATACCGTCAAGGATCAGCTGACTTTGGCTATACGGGGAGACGTCAGCGGTAACGGGCAAATAGACATCGCTGATTATATTTTAATTCGGTCGTTCTTGTACGGGCTTATTAATCTTAATACTTTGCAGTTTTTTAGCGCCGATGTAAATAACAGCGGCAATATAGATATTGCTGATTATATTTTAGTCCGTTCGCATATGTACGGTTTGATACAATTATAG